From the Helicoverpa armigera isolate CAAS_96S chromosome 16, ASM3070526v1, whole genome shotgun sequence genome, one window contains:
- the LOC110379360 gene encoding uncharacterized protein LOC110379360 gives MTEPKACKPLVLNDLLIQNVNTWGNVQYNIPLRLSNNETRTGTSIGLRHIPGIPHSLDCKIDEPLPTRVTGRDMVVEKESYKTTTGEYCVKPNPNKAMERSDCAINCRRVIFMTGLEKRLQGKSITKPQMLSEMKDNYRGLAKSPLAPPPVEIKAPDPEYIFPAVVAGRNEAPVIFDNVPGGYRRLMDPYVSTYRANHRPFTPDDQYGIGAKDHITFYTESNTPKVKGFGPRHKEIWMPLTGTVRRSVYDRIHVGKEYREVAACHNPVNNLKGVFKSETHSKYKVPYALSDLASYGHGEVFDLAPFPPNPFQTNIAPFMYCSDYCHIAQGTPPYTVIDQITHKLPPHKGCVQKYVVSRD, from the exons ATGACGGAACCAAAGGCTTGTAAGCCGTTAGTTTTGAACGACCTCTTGATTCAAAATGTTAATACTTGGGGTAATGTGCAGTATAATATTCCACTCAGACTCTCTAATAATGAGACTAGGACTGGCACCAGTATTGGGCTTCGGCATATACCTGGCATACCGCATAGCTTGGATTGT AAAATTGACGAGCCACTTCCAACGCGCGTGACAGGCAGAGACATGGTGGTTGAAAAAGAGTCATACAAAACCACCACTGGAGAATACTGCGTCAAGCCAAACCCCAATAAGGCGATGGAGAGATCAGATTGTGCCATCAACTGCCGACGAGTTATATTCATGACAGGACTTGAGAAACgg TTACAAGGGAAAAGTATAACGAAACCACAAATGCTGTCGGAAATGAAAGATAACTACAGAGGTCTAGCGAAGTCACCCTTAGCACCACCTCCGGTAGAAATAAAAGCACCTGACCCGGaatatatttttcct GCTGTAGTAGCTGGAAGAAATGAAGCCCCTGTGATATTTGACAACGTCCCAGGAGGGTATAGAAGACTCATGGATCCCTACGTGTCAACTTACAGAGCTAACCATAGACCCTTTACCCCTGACGACCAATATGGCATTGGCGCTAAAGATCACATCACTTTCTACACCGAATCAAATACTCCTAAG GTGAAAGGCTTCGGACCACGACACAAAGAAATATGGATGCCTTTAACCGGTACTGTTCGTAGAAGTGTATATGATAGAATCCATGTAGGGAAAGAATATAGGGAGGTGGCGGCCTGCCATAATCCAGTCAATAATTTAAAAGG TGTCTTTAAATCGGAAACACACAGTAAATACAAAGTTCCGTACGCTCTATCGGACCTCGCGTCATATGGTCACGGGGAGGTGTTCGACCTGGCTCCGTTCCCTCCCAACCCTTTCCAAACGAACATCGCACCATTCATGTACTGCAGTGACTATTGCCACATCGCTCAAGGAACTCCTCCATATACTGTGATAGACCAAATAACCCACAAGTTGCCACCTCATAAGGGTTGCGTACAAAAATACGTGGTGTCTAGAGATTAA
- the LOC110379359 gene encoding uncharacterized protein LOC110379359, whose translation MTDTRDYHHHPSSVFSTDTMKLASSASEQNVYFTYVCLVNDIKPGGTFNPKCGLNEKTSQDLIDVSSAHNEEVNQEDQPIQVERSKALHELVESYKKAEQADQNETDSSTPYPTTTSGDDSELSEIDECNFIPCDNPNVLKLTKMKWLTEDTEDGPDSSSPSISPTTSSSNCSKVSEDEIKEDVNGLGDKYLSTILRLDKEHNMFGLSNIAIVGAKPSKMKRKDDDRPVFHQTAIVQICCGKGCCKYKSNTDLPLSLKGCGGCRGCCADPCCTICVPPCTPPSCVEELPPCSPFCSSCPRGKCSCKYTCKPSKCTVDCSNCFGLKIKLNRKPKYEAPAVELTPRASCELQKPLAARSCHHLPQCIPPSSCFPYLMPCFWPARPSAPCTSPARCFHNPPCPAARKRARVSPPREYICPKKCVDEQKQTKCDNDICPGNNLVLRRAIENRFGMPPPSS comes from the exons ATGACAGACACACGCGATTACCATCACCATCCATCCAGTGTATTTTCAACTGACACCATGAAATTAGCCAGTAGTGCCTCCgagcaaaatgtttatttcaccTACGTGTGTCTTGTCAATGATATCAAACCCGGTGGCACTTTTAATCCCAAATGTGGGCTCAATGAGAAAACATCACAAGATTTGATCGATGTTTCATCTGCCCATAATGAGGAG GTGAATCAGGAGGACCAACCTATACAAGTAGAAAGATCGAAAGCGCTTCACGAACTAGTGGAATCGTACAAGAAAGCAGAACAAGCTGACCAGAATGAAACTGACTCATCTACGCCATAT CCAACCACTACGTCGGGCGACGATAGCGAGTTATCGGAGATCGATGAGTGTAATTTCATACCCTGTGACAACCCAAACGTTTTAAAACTAACCAAAATGAAGTGGCTAACTGAGGATACCGAAGATGGCCCCGATTCTAG TTCACCATCGATTTCACCTACAACTTCGAGCTCTAACTGTAGTAAAGTTTCCGAAGATGAAATCAAAGAAGATGTTAATGGTTTGGGAGACAAATATTTGTCGACTATACTGCGGTTGGACAAAGAGCACAACATGTTTGGCTTGTCAAACATTGCCATAGTTGGAGCCAAGCCATCTAAGATGAAACGCAAGGACGATGATAGGCCTGTGTTTCATCAAACAGCTATCGTCCAAATATGTTGTGGCAAGGGTTGTTGCAAGTATAAG agcAACACGGATCTACCATTATCTTTGAAGGGG TGTGGCGGTTGTAGAGGCTGTTGTGCCGATCCATGCTGCACTATTTGTGTACCACCATGCACCCCTCCATCCTGTGTG GAAGAATTACCACCGTGTAGTCCTTTC TGCTCTTCATGTCCAAGAGGAAAGTGTTCTTGCAAG TACACATGCAAACCTTCTAAATGCACGGTGGATTGCAGTAACTGCTTTGGCTTAAAG ATCAAATTGAATCGCAAACCAAAATACGAAGCTCCGGCGGTCGAATTAACTCCACGAGCTAGTTGCGAGCTACAAAAA CCATTGGCAGCTCGATCCTGCCATCACCTGCCTCAGTGCATTCCACCTTCTTCGTGCTTCCCTTACCTGATGCCCTGCTTCTGGCCGGCTCGACCCTCAGCGCCTTGCACCTCGCCAGCACGATGCTTCCACAATCCCCCGTGCCCGGCAGCTAGGAAACGTGCAAGAGTGTCTCCACCTAGGGAATATATTTGCCCGAAG aaatgcGTGGATGAGCAAAAGCAAACGAaatgtgataatgatatttgCCCTGGG AATAATCTTGTGCTGAGACGAGCTATAGAGAATAGATTTGGCATGCCACCTCCTTCAAGTTAA
- the LOC110379357 gene encoding CLIP domain-containing serine protease B4: protein MMAIKVCCFVLFLSVFQWTNAQFGSIGLSVGMGGIKSEDDLLSVRGPCPQNTTCVPVSSCPLIEDLMDFSCFSSDRYFHRLNQLICGNVNDEDYVCCPSCDCGKVFQDGMEQCGQSMVRGVEYSGLGSQPWTARVGFTHKETGNVRFACSGSIIGKRVILTAAHCALAKPEGYKLSTVVLGEWDIGRSPDCNDFFCAPPTQAIKVENVIVHPGYEQKIFRHDIALIILKDEIKYSVTAAPICLNDKPEIILNERASLVGWGKLSGQNNVVSRQQQLEVPLVPLEDCERVFGESVPVNEGQLCAGGEEGKDACSGFGGAPLLLFRDGKHVQVGIVSFGSENCGSEGVPSVYTNIAHYYRWIVDNSPS from the exons atgatggctATCAAAGTGTGTTGTTTTGTGCTATTTTTAAGTGTTTTCCAATGGACTAATGCTCAATTTggaa GTATAGGTTTAAGTGTTGGGATGGGAGGAATCAAAAGCGAGGATGATCTTCTAAGTGTCCGA GGTCCATGTCCACAAAATACAACGTGTGTACCAGTCAGTTCTTGTCCACTGATAGAAGACCTCATGGACTTCTCTTGTTTTTCATCAGATag ATATTTCCACCGTCTCAACCAACTCATATGCGGCAATGTAAATGATGAGGACTATGTCTGCTGTCCTTCTTGTGACTGTGGGAAGGTCTTCCAAGATGGGATGGAGCAGTGTGGCCAGAGTATGGTTAGAGGAGTTGAATACAGTGGTCTTGGGAGTCAGCCTTGGACTGCTAGAGTTGGGTTCACAC ATAAAGAGACGGGTAACGTGAGGTTTGCGTGTAGCGGCTCCATCATAGGAAAACGTGTGATATTGACAGCCGCACATTGTGCCCTTGCTAAACCTGAAGGATACAAATT ATCAACGGTGGTGTTAGGTGAATGGGACATCGGCCGCAGCCCCGACTGCAATGACTTCTTCTGCGCACCACCGACTCAAGCCATCAAAGTGGAGAACGTTATCGTACACCCAGGCTACGAGCAGAAGATATTCAGGCATGATATAGCGCTAATAATTCTGAAGGATGAGATTAAATATTCAG TGACAGCAGCTCCGATCTGTTTGAATGATAAGCCGGAAATCat cctgaatgAACGAGCATCACTCGTTGGCTGGGGCAAACTCTCCGGTCAAAACAACGTG GTAAGCCGACAACAACAACTGGAAGTTCCACTAGTTCCCCTAGAAGACTGTGAGCGTGTCTTCGGGGAGTCGGTACCTGTGAACGAAGGACAACTCTGCGCAGGAGGCGAGGAGGGGAAAGATGCTTGTTCAGGGTTCGGGGGAGCTCCTCTACTGTTGTTTAGAGATGGAAAACATGTGCAG GTCGGCATCGTATCTTTCGGCTCTGAGAACTGTGGCAGCGAAGGAGTACCAAGCGTGTACACGAATATCGCTCACTATTATAGGTGGATCGTCGACAATTCTCCTTCGTAA
- the LOC110379355 gene encoding gamma-interferon-inducible lysosomal thiol reductase has product MLRLIQIVFLFIFAWNQAGVAARQKVLVTVYYESKCPDSRYFVRDQLQPAVNLLHKYIRLKLVPFGKAHSIDRGRNGFKCQHGPSECAGNMVQSCALDLMQERNDVEKVSYVNCEMQTEAGTRNDMRCVVEAGLRPSDVQDCIRSRGRSLQLEAEYLTNQIRPRFIPTTTLNGVFKQIDQDSSLRDLTATLCTVIREGPCAHYHSMLRYILL; this is encoded by the exons ATGTTACGTTTAATTCAAATAGTGTTCCTGTTTATTTTCGCGTGGAATCAGGCCGGCGTTGCTGCACGACAAAag GTCCTTGTCACCGTATATTACGAGAGCAAGTGTCCGGACAGTAGATACTTCGTGAGGGATCAACTGCAGCCAGCAGTTAACTTGCTCCACAAATATATAAGACTAAAACTTGTACCCTTTGGAAAAGCTCAT aGTATAGACAGAGGTCGCAATGGATTCAAATGTCAGCACGGGCCTTCAGAATGTGCCGGTAATATGGTGCAGAGCTGCGCGTTGGATCTCATGCAGGAGCGAAACGACGTGGAAAAGGTTTCTTATGTCAACTGCGAAATGCAAACAGAAGCTGGAACTAGGAACGACATGCGG TGCGTTGTCGAGGCAGGCCTGAGACCGTCTGATGTGCAAGACTGTATCAGGTCGAGAGGCAGATCACTGCAACTCGAAGCTGAATACCTGACCAATCAGATAAGGCCTAGATTTATACCAACTACTACTCTCAATGGG GTTTTCAAACAAATAGATCAAGATTCTTCATTGAGAGACTTGACAGCAACGTTATGCACGGTCATCAGAGAGGGTCCATGCGCGCACTACCACTCAATGTTACGCTACATACTCCTTTGA